A window of Amycolatopsis australiensis contains these coding sequences:
- a CDS encoding carboxymuconolactone decarboxylase family protein, which yields MPRIPAKKTSEAGPFLKLVYRIAGRRYGAVPEPMAVAAHHPGLLRTYMAHELLAERASRKVPANVRELAVYRVATRIGCSWCVDFGTMLQKHEGLDIERLKEIDGYATSPAFSRQERLAIAYADAMSGDRVTVTDEQVAELEREFGRDGVVELTYQIALENMRARMNSALGIVDQGFTSGDACRVPLP from the coding sequence ATGCCTCGCATCCCCGCGAAGAAGACGTCCGAAGCCGGCCCGTTCCTCAAGCTGGTCTACCGGATCGCCGGGCGGCGCTACGGCGCGGTGCCCGAGCCGATGGCCGTCGCCGCCCACCACCCGGGCCTGCTGCGGACGTACATGGCGCACGAACTGCTGGCCGAACGGGCGTCGCGGAAGGTGCCCGCGAACGTCCGCGAGCTCGCCGTCTACCGGGTCGCCACCCGGATCGGCTGCTCGTGGTGCGTCGACTTCGGCACGATGCTGCAGAAGCACGAGGGCCTGGACATCGAGCGGCTGAAGGAGATCGACGGCTACGCGACCTCGCCCGCGTTCAGCCGCCAGGAGCGGCTCGCGATCGCCTACGCCGACGCGATGTCCGGCGACCGGGTCACCGTGACCGACGAGCAGGTCGCCGAGCTCGAGCGCGAGTTCGGCCGCGACGGCGTCGTCGAGCTGACCTACCAGATCGCGCTGGAGAACATGCGCGCCCGGATGAACAGCGCGCTCGGCATCGTCGACCAGGGCTTCACCTCCGGCGACGCCTGCCGCGTCCCGCTCCCGTAG
- a CDS encoding alpha/beta hydrolase: MVYRLGAAVLLSQAFLMSLKLRRNRRGGRRVIAVASAALGVALVLASASPAVADTAAATRNAWRGTFLATLDTQSVSQKDIGVVVAKSSLTNPKTNYGVDAYTILYGTVDANGFPTTASGLVVLPRDGGGMLRPLVFEHGTRSARTGVATREKTNDDRYTALLIGSTGYAAIAPDYLGLGYGPGYHPYLNAATETSASLDLLRAARTVAGRHGRKLDANVRVTGFSQGGQAAMALAKALQSGVDPRLRLAGVATISGPFDAQYAEIPAGLVTRTLDQPGTAFYLAYATVSMNRLFHVYRDPSEVFKAPYDKTVESLFDGSHEEAVIFPALPANPDDLLTDSYRRRLLNPQGQLLQAFQASDGTCAGWRPSVPMRLFAASGDEQVAFANSQNCQQQLRASGADVPLVNLGGIHHFDTRDRAVPMMLDWFTHQH, translated from the coding sequence GTGGTGTACCGGCTGGGTGCTGCGGTTCTTCTCAGCCAGGCTTTTCTCATGAGTTTGAAGCTACGTCGGAATCGTCGCGGCGGACGTCGTGTGATCGCCGTCGCGTCCGCCGCTCTCGGTGTCGCGCTTGTGCTCGCCTCGGCGTCGCCCGCAGTCGCCGATACCGCGGCGGCGACACGAAACGCATGGCGTGGAACCTTTCTGGCCACGCTCGACACGCAGTCGGTATCGCAGAAGGACATCGGCGTGGTCGTGGCCAAGTCAAGCCTAACGAACCCGAAGACCAACTACGGTGTCGACGCATACACCATCCTCTACGGCACCGTCGACGCCAACGGCTTCCCGACCACGGCCAGCGGTCTCGTCGTGCTGCCGCGCGACGGCGGCGGCATGCTGCGTCCGCTGGTGTTCGAACACGGTACCCGGTCGGCCCGCACGGGCGTCGCGACCAGGGAGAAGACCAACGATGACCGGTACACGGCCTTGCTCATCGGTTCCACTGGATACGCCGCGATCGCACCGGACTACCTCGGACTTGGCTACGGACCCGGGTACCACCCGTACCTGAACGCGGCGACCGAAACCTCGGCGTCGCTCGACCTGCTTCGCGCGGCACGGACTGTTGCCGGACGGCACGGTCGCAAGTTGGACGCGAACGTGCGCGTGACCGGGTTCTCGCAGGGTGGACAGGCCGCGATGGCGCTGGCGAAGGCTCTGCAGTCCGGCGTCGACCCGAGGCTGCGGCTGGCCGGGGTCGCGACAATCAGCGGCCCCTTCGACGCCCAGTACGCGGAAATTCCGGCGGGGCTGGTCACCAGGACGCTCGACCAGCCGGGCACGGCGTTCTACCTGGCCTACGCCACGGTGTCGATGAATCGACTGTTCCATGTCTACCGTGATCCGTCGGAGGTCTTCAAAGCGCCGTACGACAAGACGGTCGAGTCGCTGTTCGACGGCTCTCACGAGGAAGCGGTGATCTTCCCGGCGTTGCCCGCGAATCCCGACGATCTGCTGACCGACAGCTACCGTCGGCGGCTGCTCAACCCGCAGGGGCAGCTCCTGCAAGCCTTCCAAGCCAGTGACGGCACCTGTGCGGGATGGCGCCCGAGCGTGCCAATGAGGCTGTTCGCCGCGAGCGGCGACGAACAGGTCGCTTTCGCCAATTCACAGAACTGCCAACAGCAACTGCGCGCCTCAGGCGCGGACGTGCCACTGGTGAACCTGGGCGGGATCCATCACTTCGACACCCGGGACCGAGCCGTCCCGATGATGCTGGACTGGTTCACCCACCAGCATTAA
- a CDS encoding NmrA family NAD(P)-binding protein, with translation MIVITGATGALGGATVEHLLKRIPADRIGVSVRDVAKAQPFADRGVRVRRGSYDDPAALRDSFEGAEQVLLVSQNDPDADGIGLHRNAIKAAVAAGAQRILYTSHQNVRSDSPFDPAHEHAGTEALLAQSGVAWTSLRNGFYAHSLDWLLGPWQQTGVIAAPADGPVSWTDRADAAEATAIILTGQRPFDGPVTLTARHAVTFDDIATTVTELTGRDIRRVVVDDERWLADKIAAGTPEPLAHMLIRFFHAARSGHFAETDPLLAQLLGREPRTVADLLTDRISA, from the coding sequence GTGATCGTCATCACCGGCGCGACCGGCGCCCTGGGCGGCGCTACCGTCGAGCATCTGCTCAAGCGCATCCCCGCGGACCGGATCGGCGTGAGCGTCCGCGACGTCGCCAAGGCACAGCCTTTCGCCGACCGCGGCGTGCGCGTACGGCGTGGCTCCTACGACGACCCGGCCGCACTTCGTGACTCGTTCGAGGGTGCCGAACAGGTACTGCTGGTGTCCCAGAACGACCCCGACGCCGACGGAATCGGCCTACACCGCAATGCAATCAAGGCCGCGGTCGCCGCAGGGGCCCAGCGCATCCTGTACACCAGCCACCAGAACGTGCGCAGCGACAGCCCGTTCGACCCGGCACACGAGCACGCCGGCACCGAAGCACTGCTCGCGCAGTCGGGAGTCGCTTGGACCTCACTTCGCAACGGCTTCTACGCGCACAGTCTCGACTGGCTGCTCGGCCCGTGGCAGCAGACCGGTGTCATCGCCGCGCCAGCCGACGGCCCAGTCTCGTGGACCGACCGCGCCGACGCGGCCGAAGCCACGGCGATCATCCTCACCGGGCAGCGTCCCTTCGACGGTCCTGTCACCCTCACCGCGCGCCATGCCGTCACCTTCGACGACATCGCCACTACGGTCACCGAACTCACCGGTCGCGACATCAGGCGAGTCGTCGTCGACGACGAGCGGTGGCTCGCCGACAAGATCGCGGCCGGCACACCCGAGCCCCTGGCTCACATGCTGATCCGGTTCTTTCACGCTGCCCGAAGCGGCCACTTCGCCGAAACCGACCCACTACTGGCCCAACTCCTCGGCCGCGAACCACGCACGGTCGCCGACCTGCTCACCGACCGGATCAGCGCCTGA
- a CDS encoding sigma-70 family RNA polymerase sigma factor has product MATTALDALAAEFAAHRGHLIGVAYRLTGTRADAEDAVQESWLRLAGLDDAGRAAIRDLRGWLTTVVGRICLDRLKSAAAQREMYVGNWLPEPVVTPFGRPVGDDPLEAAVRDDGLRMAALVVLDKLTPEQRVAFVLHDAFSVPFAEIADALGVSVEAARQHASRGRKALADADPAPRVPLEDQARILRKFVVALQAGDVRAMAEVLAPDVVLIGDSDGKGRTVRQLVVGADKVARFFVGITRKYAPGMVERGAPVLVNGDLGMYLAPMPGRDGFLALDEHVQSVSIRDGKIVAIYDVVNPEKLTRITRPAVSPA; this is encoded by the coding sequence ATGGCCACAACCGCCCTGGACGCGCTCGCCGCGGAGTTCGCCGCGCACCGCGGCCACCTGATCGGGGTCGCCTACCGGCTGACCGGCACGCGCGCCGACGCCGAGGACGCGGTCCAGGAGTCCTGGCTGCGCCTGGCCGGCCTGGACGACGCCGGCCGCGCGGCGATCCGCGACCTGCGCGGCTGGCTGACCACGGTCGTCGGCCGGATCTGCCTCGACCGGCTCAAGTCGGCCGCCGCCCAGCGGGAGATGTACGTCGGCAACTGGCTGCCCGAGCCGGTGGTGACGCCGTTCGGGCGGCCGGTGGGCGACGACCCGCTCGAAGCCGCGGTCCGCGACGACGGGCTGCGCATGGCCGCGCTCGTCGTGCTGGACAAGCTGACCCCGGAGCAGCGGGTCGCGTTCGTGCTGCACGACGCCTTCTCGGTGCCGTTCGCCGAGATCGCGGACGCGCTCGGGGTGTCGGTGGAGGCCGCGCGGCAGCACGCGTCCCGCGGCCGCAAGGCCCTCGCCGACGCCGATCCGGCCCCGCGCGTGCCACTGGAGGACCAGGCGCGGATCCTCCGGAAGTTCGTCGTCGCGCTGCAGGCCGGGGACGTCCGCGCGATGGCCGAGGTGCTGGCCCCGGACGTCGTGCTCATCGGCGACTCGGACGGCAAGGGCCGCACCGTGCGCCAGCTCGTCGTGGGCGCGGACAAGGTCGCCCGGTTCTTCGTGGGCATCACGCGCAAGTACGCGCCGGGGATGGTCGAGCGCGGCGCACCGGTGCTGGTCAACGGCGACCTCGGGATGTACCTGGCGCCGATGCCGGGCCGTGACGGCTTCCTCGCGCTCGACGAGCACGTGCAGTCCGTCAGCATCCGCGACGGGAAGATCGTGGCGATCTACGACGTCGTCAACCCGGAGAAGCTGACCCGGATCACGCGTCCCGCCGTTTCGCCCGCGTGA
- a CDS encoding cupin domain-containing protein, with product MFENYDLFSTLIQLHAGGVAKLVNRRDAPGLWTVGAFHAESDRAVHSDVWERHPGGHEILVVLSGELHVHLRDEGHVVTLTAGRSFLVPPGCWHRLTVGEPGDLLSITPRAGTEHEKAVV from the coding sequence GTGTTCGAAAACTACGACCTGTTCAGCACCCTGATTCAGTTGCACGCCGGTGGGGTGGCCAAGCTGGTGAACCGTCGCGACGCACCCGGCCTGTGGACAGTCGGCGCGTTCCACGCCGAATCCGACCGGGCCGTGCACTCGGACGTCTGGGAACGCCACCCCGGAGGCCACGAAATCCTTGTCGTGCTGTCCGGCGAGCTGCATGTCCACCTGCGGGACGAGGGGCACGTGGTCACCTTGACGGCCGGACGGTCGTTCCTCGTCCCGCCCGGTTGCTGGCACCGCCTGACGGTCGGCGAGCCCGGCGACCTGCTCTCGATCACGCCCCGGGCCGGCACCGAGCACGAGAAGGCCGTGGTATGA
- a CDS encoding helix-turn-helix transcriptional regulator, with the protein MAERGAQLREHIDLSPGPALVLRAIGELLTGSADTAAELAQRAATAAHQARDPEWLLYAHGLHGRAEYLRGNPVDAARWLAEASTIGHEIGYLDPAFFLLDADLAEALVVSANPDKATEVVTEARTRADHLGRPVVLLGLTRAAAQIRAARGEPRQAADDLRAALPAEHPYPLEVARAWFTLGQLERKARRRAAAATALREAHRRFTLAGCTTWRLRTERETTQLEPHNTPLTEVECRIATLVRDGATNQKIATSLHLSVKAVEANLTKIYRKTGTHNRVELAQHLDE; encoded by the coding sequence GTGGCTGAGCGCGGCGCCCAGCTGCGCGAGCACATCGACCTATCCCCCGGCCCGGCGCTGGTACTCCGAGCGATCGGCGAGCTGCTCACCGGTTCCGCCGACACCGCAGCCGAGCTGGCGCAACGCGCGGCCACGGCGGCGCACCAAGCCCGCGACCCGGAGTGGCTGCTCTACGCCCACGGCCTCCACGGCCGAGCGGAGTACCTGCGCGGCAATCCGGTGGACGCGGCCCGCTGGCTCGCCGAGGCGAGCACGATCGGCCACGAAATAGGCTACCTCGACCCGGCGTTCTTCCTGCTCGACGCCGACCTAGCGGAAGCGCTCGTCGTCTCCGCTAATCCAGACAAAGCCACAGAAGTCGTCACCGAAGCCCGAACCCGCGCGGACCACCTGGGCCGCCCGGTGGTCCTCCTGGGCCTGACCCGAGCGGCAGCCCAGATCCGTGCAGCCCGCGGCGAACCTCGCCAAGCAGCCGACGACCTGCGAGCGGCGCTTCCGGCCGAACACCCGTACCCGCTGGAAGTGGCCCGTGCCTGGTTCACCCTGGGCCAGCTTGAGCGGAAAGCTCGCCGCCGAGCCGCAGCAGCGACGGCCCTCCGCGAAGCCCACCGCCGTTTCACCCTGGCAGGCTGCACGACGTGGCGACTCCGTACCGAGCGTGAAACAACCCAGCTCGAGCCCCACAACACACCGCTGACAGAAGTAGAATGCCGCATCGCGACCCTCGTCCGCGACGGCGCGACCAACCAGAAAATAGCGACCAGCTTGCACCTGTCGGTCAAAGCAGTCGAAGCCAACCTCACGAAGATCTACCGCAAGACCGGCACCCACAACCGGGTTGAACTGGCCCAGCACCTCGACGAGTGA
- a CDS encoding MFS transporter has product MHASRRLAFAGLLLGMAIAQLDGLIVTAALPSIGADLHARTGLVAVTGAGLLTLTVATPLHGRLGDLHGRRICFAGSVVVFAAASAWCAAAPDIGSLIAARALQGLGGSGLIVTAMSALGELFDRDELLRRQGRQMAVFAAATLGGPPLGGLLAAGPGWRWIFLVNLPLCVAALVLGLRGLPGKPARAAGKFDVGSSVLLVVAGSAVVATGTFDGLARSPLWTPVLVVSALTAGFLFVRRQRRTPSPLISPAVFADTVLKRAVVVNGLAGAALYGTFTYVALVAALRADAAGTGVLLVAMTAGQLALSASFAALARKQPEMTAWGRFGCLLGTAGLAAVAVAAALRGTPWLLVPGLFAIGAAFAACTSAYTVLGQTRARSGLMGVTMGSLTFARQAGGLAGAAVFGWLALATTGGLAAPGLTVVFAAAAAVMLVSRLTAPAVTSSAAVSSSS; this is encoded by the coding sequence ATGCACGCATCTCGTCGCCTCGCGTTCGCCGGTCTCCTGCTCGGCATGGCCATCGCCCAGCTCGACGGCCTGATCGTCACCGCGGCCCTGCCGTCCATCGGCGCGGACCTGCACGCCCGCACCGGGCTCGTCGCGGTGACCGGGGCCGGTCTGCTCACCCTCACCGTCGCGACGCCGCTGCACGGCAGGCTCGGCGACCTGCACGGCCGCCGGATCTGCTTCGCGGGGTCGGTCGTCGTGTTCGCCGCGGCCTCGGCGTGGTGCGCCGCCGCGCCGGACATCGGCTCGCTGATCGCCGCCCGCGCCCTCCAGGGCCTGGGTGGCAGCGGCCTGATCGTCACGGCGATGAGCGCTCTGGGCGAGCTGTTCGACCGCGACGAGCTGCTGCGCCGCCAGGGCCGGCAGATGGCGGTCTTCGCGGCCGCCACGCTCGGCGGGCCGCCGCTGGGCGGCCTGCTCGCGGCCGGGCCGGGCTGGCGGTGGATCTTCCTGGTCAACCTGCCGCTGTGCGTGGCCGCCCTGGTGCTCGGCCTGCGTGGCCTGCCGGGCAAACCGGCCCGTGCCGCGGGGAAGTTCGACGTCGGCAGCAGCGTCCTGCTGGTCGTCGCGGGTTCGGCGGTCGTCGCGACCGGGACGTTCGACGGCCTCGCGCGCAGTCCATTGTGGACCCCCGTGCTCGTGGTGAGCGCGCTGACGGCCGGCTTCCTGTTCGTGCGGCGGCAGCGGCGTACGCCGAGCCCGCTGATCTCGCCGGCGGTGTTCGCCGACACGGTGCTCAAGCGCGCGGTGGTGGTCAACGGCCTGGCGGGCGCCGCGCTCTACGGCACCTTCACCTACGTCGCGCTGGTCGCCGCGCTGCGGGCGGACGCGGCCGGGACCGGCGTGCTGCTCGTCGCGATGACCGCCGGGCAGCTAGCCTTGTCCGCGTCCTTCGCCGCGCTCGCCCGGAAACAACCCGAAATGACGGCGTGGGGCCGCTTCGGCTGCCTGCTCGGCACGGCCGGGCTGGCCGCGGTCGCCGTCGCCGCCGCGCTGCGCGGCACACCGTGGCTACTGGTGCCCGGGCTGTTCGCGATCGGCGCGGCCTTCGCGGCCTGCACGTCCGCGTACACCGTGCTGGGGCAGACCCGCGCCCGAAGCGGCCTGATGGGCGTCACGATGGGGTCGCTGACCTTCGCGCGGCAGGCCGGCGGGCTGGCCGGCGCCGCGGTGTTCGGCTGGCTCGCGCTGGCCACGACCGGCGGGCTGGCCGCGCCCGGCCTCACCGTCGTGTTCGCCGCCGCGGCCGCGGTCATGCTCGTGAGCCGGCTCACGGCGCCCGCTGTCACGTCTTCCGCGGCCGTCTCGTCCTCCTCGTGA
- a CDS encoding TetR/AcrR family transcriptional regulator has protein sequence MAILNATLKLLVEVGYDQLSIEAVAAEAGVGKPTVYRRHADKAALVAAAVEHRAASVPPAIRTGDLRQALLQTVEWLAGQIAGQEIGLLGALFAGMRSDPDLAAEMRRIRRRDEAAMIEQSFGGVRGVHLVPGAAALFAEIVPALIVHRLVFVGEPSDEGFVEHIVDDILLPLLQRE, from the coding sequence GTGGCGATCCTCAACGCGACGCTGAAACTGCTGGTCGAGGTCGGATATGACCAGTTGTCCATTGAGGCGGTTGCGGCCGAGGCCGGGGTCGGCAAGCCGACGGTCTACCGGCGCCACGCCGACAAGGCCGCGCTGGTGGCCGCGGCGGTCGAGCACCGCGCGGCGAGCGTGCCTCCCGCGATTCGGACCGGAGATCTCCGGCAGGCCCTGCTGCAGACCGTGGAATGGCTGGCCGGGCAGATCGCAGGGCAGGAGATCGGGCTGCTCGGCGCTCTGTTCGCCGGCATGCGCAGCGATCCGGACCTGGCGGCGGAAATGCGGCGGATCCGGCGACGTGACGAAGCGGCGATGATCGAGCAGTCATTCGGTGGCGTGCGGGGCGTACACCTCGTCCCCGGAGCAGCAGCACTGTTCGCCGAGATCGTTCCGGCGCTTATCGTGCACCGGCTCGTGTTCGTCGGGGAGCCCAGCGACGAGGGCTTCGTTGAGCACATCGTGGACGACATCTTGCTGCCGCTGCTCCAGCGCGAGTGA
- the dnaG gene encoding DNA primase, with protein MVGVAGRIRESDIAEVRERNRIDEVVGEYVALRRAGGGSLKGLCPFHNEKTPSFNVRPTHGTFHCFGCGEGGDVIKFVQKIDLISFVEAVERLADRVGIRLTYEGGGATIQRDRGSRTRLVEAHRVAQEFYAEQLLTDEARPARDFLSERGFDAAMAKKFGCGYAPGGWDKLTKHLLNRGFEVKELLTAGLSKEGQRGPMDRFHRRLVWPIRDVGNDVVGFGARRLFDDDRISAKYLNTAESPIYKKSQVMFGLDLAKREIAKRHQVVVVEGYTDVMAMHAAGVPTAVASSGTAFGEDHMKVLRRLMMDDDAFRGEVIFTFDGDEAGQKAALRAFEGDQTFAGQTYIAVAPDGMDPCELRLAKGDSAVKDLVARRTPLFEFVIRSTLRNYDLDSVDGQVAALQKTVPMVASIKDRAARDGYASKLAWWVGWQDVAQVVNRVRGAAGATDKRGGAPVRQPARAQAAPAAPAQDVARPAPKDPRFAVQREALKAALQQPAIAGPEYDALPLEAFTHPVYAALHEAVLKAGGAASGLTGPALLDAAAPHCPEGTVRRVLSELAVEPLQAKDEVDSRYISSILARLQENLVGRQIAEIKGKLQRLSPVESPDDYRALFGDLVALEQYKKSLGEQAAAGAWG; from the coding sequence GTGGTAGGCGTGGCAGGACGGATTCGGGAGAGCGACATCGCGGAAGTGCGCGAGCGGAACCGGATCGACGAGGTCGTCGGGGAGTACGTGGCGCTGCGCCGCGCCGGCGGGGGCAGCCTGAAGGGCCTCTGCCCGTTCCACAACGAGAAGACCCCGTCGTTCAACGTCCGCCCGACGCACGGCACCTTCCACTGCTTCGGCTGCGGCGAAGGCGGCGACGTCATCAAGTTCGTCCAGAAGATCGACCTGATCTCGTTCGTCGAGGCCGTCGAGCGGCTGGCCGACCGGGTCGGCATCCGGCTCACCTACGAGGGCGGCGGCGCGACGATCCAGCGTGACCGCGGCAGCCGCACCCGGCTCGTCGAGGCCCACCGCGTCGCGCAGGAGTTCTACGCCGAGCAGCTGCTCACCGACGAGGCCCGCCCGGCGCGCGACTTCCTCTCCGAGCGCGGGTTCGACGCGGCGATGGCGAAGAAGTTCGGCTGCGGCTACGCGCCCGGCGGCTGGGACAAGCTGACCAAACACCTGCTCAACCGCGGTTTCGAGGTCAAGGAGCTGCTCACGGCCGGGCTGTCGAAGGAGGGCCAGCGCGGCCCGATGGACCGGTTCCACCGGCGCCTGGTCTGGCCGATCCGCGACGTCGGGAACGACGTCGTCGGGTTCGGCGCGCGGCGGCTGTTCGACGACGACCGGATCTCGGCGAAGTACCTCAACACCGCCGAGTCGCCGATCTACAAGAAGTCCCAGGTCATGTTCGGCCTCGACCTGGCCAAGCGCGAGATCGCGAAGCGGCACCAGGTCGTCGTGGTCGAGGGCTACACCGACGTGATGGCGATGCACGCGGCGGGCGTGCCGACCGCGGTCGCGTCGTCGGGCACGGCGTTCGGCGAAGACCACATGAAGGTGCTTCGCCGGCTGATGATGGACGACGACGCCTTCCGCGGCGAAGTGATCTTCACCTTCGACGGCGACGAAGCGGGCCAGAAGGCGGCGCTGCGGGCGTTCGAGGGCGACCAGACCTTCGCCGGCCAGACGTACATCGCGGTCGCGCCGGACGGCATGGACCCCTGTGAGCTGCGCCTGGCCAAGGGCGACAGCGCGGTGAAGGACCTGGTCGCGCGGCGGACCCCGCTGTTCGAGTTCGTCATCCGCAGCACGCTCAGGAACTACGACCTCGACTCGGTCGACGGCCAGGTGGCGGCGCTGCAGAAGACCGTGCCGATGGTCGCGTCGATCAAGGACCGCGCGGCCCGCGACGGGTACGCCTCGAAGCTCGCGTGGTGGGTCGGCTGGCAGGACGTGGCCCAGGTGGTCAACCGGGTCCGCGGCGCCGCGGGTGCGACGGACAAGCGCGGCGGGGCCCCTGTCCGGCAGCCCGCGCGGGCCCAGGCCGCTCCGGCCGCGCCGGCGCAGGACGTGGCCCGTCCCGCGCCGAAGGACCCGCGGTTCGCCGTCCAGCGCGAGGCGTTGAAGGCCGCGTTGCAGCAGCCCGCGATCGCCGGGCCGGAGTACGACGCGCTGCCGCTGGAGGCGTTCACGCACCCGGTGTACGCCGCGCTGCACGAAGCCGTCCTGAAGGCCGGCGGTGCGGCGTCCGGGCTGACCGGACCGGCGCTGCTGGACGCGGCCGCCCCGCACTGTCCGGAAGGGACGGTCCGGCGCGTGCTGTCCGAGCTGGCCGTGGAACCGTTGCAGGCCAAGGACGAGGTCGACTCGCGGTACATCTCGTCGATCCTCGCCCGGCTGCAGGAGAACCTCGTCGGGCGGCAGATCGCGGAGATCAAGGGCAAGCTGCAGCGGCTGTCGCCGGTCGAGTCCCCGGACGACTACCGCGCGCTGTTCGGCGACCTCGTCGCGCTGGAGCAGTACAAGAAGTCACTGGGCGAGCAGGCCGCCGCCGGCGCGTGGGGCTGA
- a CDS encoding trans-aconitate 2-methyltransferase: protein MWDPEKYLDYADLRARPFHDLVARIGSSSPRRVVDLGCGPGNLTVSLRDRWPSAALECSDSSPEMVAAARSRGLDAAVLDVRDWCPAPDTDVVVSNAVLQWVPGHESLLRRWVSELPSGAFVAVQVPGNFNAPSHALTRELAASPAWSSRLADVVLREDDAVLSPRGYADLLADAGCGVDAWETTYVQPLRGPSPVLEWITGTALRPVRAALSDEEWEQFRAELAPRLERAYPPRADGTTWFEFRRVFFVAQV, encoded by the coding sequence GTGTGGGATCCCGAGAAGTACCTCGACTACGCCGACCTGCGGGCCCGGCCGTTCCACGACCTCGTCGCCCGCATCGGGTCTTCTTCGCCGCGTCGCGTCGTCGACCTGGGCTGCGGTCCGGGCAACCTGACCGTTTCGCTGCGCGACCGTTGGCCGTCGGCCGCCCTCGAGTGCAGCGACAGTTCACCCGAAATGGTGGCGGCGGCACGGTCTCGCGGCCTGGACGCGGCAGTGCTCGACGTCCGCGACTGGTGCCCGGCGCCGGACACCGACGTCGTGGTCTCGAACGCCGTCCTGCAGTGGGTGCCGGGTCACGAGTCGCTGCTCCGCCGGTGGGTTTCGGAGCTGCCGAGCGGTGCGTTCGTCGCCGTCCAGGTGCCGGGCAACTTCAACGCGCCCTCACATGCGCTGACGCGGGAACTGGCGGCGTCGCCGGCTTGGTCGTCCCGGCTGGCGGACGTGGTGCTGCGAGAGGACGACGCGGTGCTGAGCCCACGGGGCTACGCCGACCTGCTGGCCGACGCGGGCTGCGGTGTCGACGCGTGGGAAACGACGTACGTCCAGCCCCTGCGGGGGCCGTCGCCGGTGCTGGAGTGGATCACGGGAACGGCGTTGCGCCCGGTCCGCGCGGCCCTGTCCGACGAGGAGTGGGAGCAGTTCCGCGCGGAACTGGCGCCCCGGCTGGAGCGGGCGTACCCACCGCGCGCCGACGGCACGACGTGGTTCGAGTTCCGCCGCGTGTTCTTCGTCGCCCAGGTCTAG